The proteins below are encoded in one region of Oncorhynchus kisutch isolate 150728-3 linkage group LG14, Okis_V2, whole genome shotgun sequence:
- the LOC109903343 gene encoding TLR4 interactor with leucine rich repeats-like: MDTGHFVAVICFLLFSCDGLLSPSPASGFCPERCDCQHAQHLLCTNRGLRAVPKVPSSRLPEDVLVFSLGGNFIGNITAFDFTRYGNLIRLNLQYNQIQTIHPKAFEKLSKLEELYLGNNLISTIPPGTLQSLKKLTTLYGNNNNMKKITPELFGNLESVVRLRLDGNAIELLQDSVFKSLTNLHYLHLESNQLSHIHRNAFSKLIKLRFLNLAQNKQAAVRNVFTFSQLRSLSTLLLSENEIQYVGNHVFQNLKKLSKLSLSNNNISRLESEALKGLSSVREFLMDGNKLEDIPAGLLDPLEQIEELDFSRNHISTVNPMAFKKLQHLRVLKLKDNRLTSLPGHIFALNSRLYDLDLHGNNWTCDCRLSELKQWMTAAHSQGKLLTVFLQCHHPATLNGMYLDYVNSSQLQTQENWRHLCETKIGPEESRGGGVLEREVEQRMMREGEVRKDVEEQRGIGSREGVEMKAIEEENRGREEEERTEGEQEVGIHQEQGGPEERDKSLSLDRKRRKKISVSPRSRPSAGKREKGRRGSVLGRGIPQTQAPLLINPMDPTTTVPQTLDSQNSHGNRLSGPITELLTTSEERFDLLRGGQEYGLPVMTDPCMFNRHFLTNVTVDQVASSTATVHWTTRHHLRFTPGSGPGLDEVHYRLLFDRFGTSGRFPRYVYARGGARSVMLRELRPEVTYMVCVEGVVGGAVCQVAPRDHCAGLVTLPEESHRQGTLTSDLHLVTIATLAINAILLLVIGGAWLGQTLRRKLKRRKTAVHVRHMYSTRRPFRGSMATTAAVSTDFTSFQSSRQPRLGTLEEGGDLIEFSCDRFLDNSPTRRDNSNMQRFCD; encoded by the coding sequence ATGGATACCGGTCATTTTGTGGCGGTCATCTGCTTTCTCCTTTTTTCCTGTGATGGGCTCCTCTCACCCTCACCCGCAAGCGGCTTCTGTCCGGAGCGCTGCGATTGCCAGCACGCGCAGCACCTCCTCTGCACAAACCGAGGGCTTCGCGCGGTACCCAAGGTGCCCTCCTCGCGGCTCCCAGAGGACGTACTTGTCTTCAGCCTCGGGGGAAACTTCATTGGTAACATCACTGCCTTCGACTTCACTCGGTATGGAAATCTTATAAGGTTGAACTTACAGTATAATCAAATACAGACCATTCACCCTAAAGCGTTTGAAAAGCTCTCCAAATTGGAGGAGCTGTATTTGGGCAACAATCTGATATCAACAATACCTCCAGGAACGTTACAGTCACTGAAAAAACTGACAACTTTGTATGGCAATAACAATAACATGAAGAAGATCACTCCAGAGCTGTTTGGTAACTTAGAGAGCGTTGTGAGGCTGAGGTTGGATGGGAACGCCATAGAACTGTTACAGGACTCTGTGTTCAAGAGCTTGACCAATCTGCATTATCTCCATCTAGAATCCAACCAGCTGAGCCACATTCACAGAAATGCCTTTTCCAAGCTCATCAAACTGCGCTTTCTCAACCTGGCGCAGAACAAACAGGCGGCCGTGCGTAATGTGTTTACATTTTCCCAGCTCAGGTCACTGTCTACCTTGCTGCTCtctgaaaatgaaatacaatatGTCGGAAACCACGTTTTTCAAAATCTGAAAAAGCTATCTAAACTATCCCTCAGCAATAACAACATCTCCCGGTTGGAGAGCGAGGCTTTGAAGGGGCTGTCAAGCGTGAGAGAGTTTCTGATGGATGGGAACAAGCTGGAAGATATTCCCGCGGGACTTCTTGACCCGCTGGAGCAAATCGAGGAGCTGGACTTTAGTCGCAACCACATTTCCACCGTGAACCCGATGGCTTTTAAAAAACTACAGCACCTGAGGGTTTTAAAACTCAAAGACAACCGGCTCACGAGCCTCCCCGGTCACATCTTCGCCCTCAACAGCCGCCTTTACGATTTGGATCTCCATGGCAACAACTGGACGTGTGACTGCCGCCTGAGCGAGCTGAAACAGTGGATGACGGCGGCGCACTCTCAAGGGAAGCTGCTGACTGTTTTCCTGCAGTGTCATCACCCAGCGACACTGAACGGGATGTATCTGGATTATGTCAACAGCTCCCAGTTACAGACCCAAGAGAATTGGAGACACTTGTGTGAGACCAAAATTGGGCCTGAGGAGAGCAGAGGTGGGGGGGTcctggagagggaggtggagcagaggatgatgagagagggggaggtgaggaaggATGTAGAAGAGCAGAGGGGAATTgggagtagagagggagtggagatgaAGGCAATAGAGGAAGAGAACAggggtagagaggaagaggagagaacggAGGGAGAACAGGAAGTAGGTATCCATCAGGAACAAGGAGGGCCAGAGGAGCGGGACAAATCCCTGTCGTTggacaggaaaaggaggaagaaAATATCCGTTAGCCCCAGGTCGCGACCTTCTGCTGGGAAGCGTGAGAAAGGGAGGCGGGGTTCCGTTCTGGGCCGTGGTATTCCTCAAACACAAGCTCCTTTGCTCATCAACCCCATGGACCCAACCACAACTGTGCCTCAGACACTTGACAGCCAAAATAGCCATGGAAACCGTCTCAGTGGACCAATCACAGAGCTCCTCACCACCTCAGAGGAGCGGTTTGACCTTCTCAGAGGCGGTCAGGAGTATGGTCTACCAGTAATGACAGACCCCTGTATGTTCAACCGTCACTTTCTCACCAACGTGACCGTCGACCAGGTCGCCTCCAGCACGGCCACAGTCCACTGGACCACACGCCACCACCTCCGATTCACACCGGGATCCGGACCGGGACTAGACGAGGTCCACTACCGCTTGCTGTTCGACCGGTTCGGGACATCTGGCCGTTTCCCTCGCTATGTGTATGCCCGTGGCGGGGCGCGGTCAGTGATGTTACGAGAACTCCGCCCAGAAGTCACCTAcatggtgtgtgtggagggggtggtGGGAGGGGCCGTGTGTCAGGTGGCACCCAGGGACCACTGCGCTGGATTGGTCACTCTCCCAGAGGAGTCTCATCGCCAAGGGACACTGACTTCCGATCTCCACCTAGTCACCATTGCAACGCTGGCCATCAACGCCATCCTCCTGCTGGTGATTGGTGGAGCCTGGCTAGGGCAGACTTTGAGGCGGAAGCTGAAAAGGAGGAAGACGGCGGTGCATGTGCGTCACATGTACTCCACGCGGCGACCGTTCCGCGGCTCTATGGCAACGACGGCGGCTGTGTCGACTGACTTTACCAGTTTCCAGAGCAGCCGGCAACCACGGCTCGGAACCCTGGAGGAAGGGGGAGACCTCATTGAGTTCTCCTGCGACCGTTTCCTTGACAACAGCCCCACCCGTAGAGACAACAGCAACATGCAGAGGTTTTGTGATTAG
- the LOC109903342 gene encoding cyclic AMP-responsive element-binding protein 5-like, protein MGHPHQHHHQHQHPGAVANSNMDPTIGHMMEMMSPRQRHTHLQQQQPHQHLQQALPISYQQHCHASPHHLGSAHSQGHQSGNVLHHQVHQSPPSHLQASHTHQTSPHLPLHSIAVQSSQQTHSLHAGQVAGGRRRRSLDQDPDERRQKFLERNRAAATRCRQKRKVWVSALEKKAEELTHNNMQLQNEVTTLRSEVGQLKQILLTHKDCLVTARQRESQGYLSPGSSTGSPSPLCPGLQRQAIQSNSISTSSASSD, encoded by the exons ATGGGTCACCCccaccaacaccatcaccaacaccaacaccccgGAGCTGTGGCCAACAGCAACATGGATCCCACCATAGGTCACATGATGGAGATGATGTCACCGCGGCAACGACACACtcacctgcagcagcagcagcctcatCAGCACCTGCAGCAGGCTCTGCCCATCTCCTACCAGCAGCACTGCCACGCCTCTCCACATCACCTGGGAAGTGCCCACAGCCAGGGGCACCAATCGGGGAATGTGCTGCATCATCAGGTTCACCAATCACCTCCCTCGCACCTGCAGGCCAGCCACACCCACCAAACCTCCCCTCACCTGCCCCTCCACTCCATAGCTGTTCAG TCATCCCAGCAGACACATTCCCTGCATGCAGGCCAGGTGGCTGGAGGACGTCGCAGGAGGTCTCTGGACCAGGACCCAGACGAGCGCAGGCAGAAGTTCCTGGAACGCAACAGAGCTGCGGCCACACGATGCAGACAGAAGAGGAAGGTCTGGGTGTCAGCTCTAGAGAAGAAGGCAGAGGAGCTGACGCACAACAACATGCAGCTGCAG AATGAGGTGACCACTCTGAGGTCAGAGGTTGGTCAGCTGAAGCAGATCCTGCTGACCCATAAAGACTGTCTGGTTACCGCCCGCCAGAGAGAATCACAGGGGTATCTCA GTCCAGGGAGTTCGACAGGAAGTCCGTCCCCCCTGTGTCCCGGGTTGCAGCGGCAGGCCATCCAATCCAACAGCATCTCCacctcctcagcctcctcagATTAA